The Caballeronia sp. Lep1P3 genome window below encodes:
- the zapE gene encoding cell division protein ZapE, translating into MNVTEYYENELRTRGYQSDEAQLAAVARLQRCYEEWVAYKARRSNAFKKLLVHPDLPRGVYMWGGVGRGKSFLMDSFYAVVPVQRKTRLHFHEFMREVHRELEELKGQADPLDELARRITKRYRLICFDEFHVSDIADAMILYRLLDRLFDNGVQFVMTSNYEPDTLYPEGLHRDRLLPAIELIKKNLDVLNVDAGTDYRKRTLSQVKAYHTPLGAAADKALRKDYAKLAAVPDESPILHIEKREIKALRKADGVVWFDFATLCGGPRSQNDYLEIANRFHAVILSDVPQMSPRMASEARRFTWLIDVFYDHKVKLLMSAAVPAEDLYVEGPMANEFARTVSRIVEMQSQEYLETPRRQASVSLT; encoded by the coding sequence ATGAACGTCACCGAATACTACGAAAACGAACTGCGCACGCGGGGCTATCAATCGGACGAGGCGCAACTCGCGGCCGTCGCGCGCCTGCAGCGCTGCTACGAAGAATGGGTCGCGTACAAGGCGCGCCGCTCGAACGCGTTCAAGAAGCTGCTCGTGCATCCGGACCTGCCGCGCGGCGTCTACATGTGGGGCGGCGTCGGGCGCGGGAAGAGCTTTCTGATGGACAGCTTCTACGCGGTCGTGCCGGTGCAGCGCAAGACGCGCCTGCACTTTCACGAGTTCATGCGCGAAGTGCATCGCGAACTGGAAGAGCTGAAAGGCCAGGCCGATCCGCTCGACGAACTCGCCCGACGCATCACCAAACGCTATCGATTGATCTGCTTCGACGAATTCCACGTCTCCGATATTGCCGACGCGATGATTCTTTATCGCCTGCTCGACCGTCTTTTCGACAACGGCGTGCAGTTCGTGATGACCTCCAATTACGAGCCGGACACGCTTTATCCCGAGGGCCTGCATCGCGACCGCCTGCTGCCGGCCATCGAGCTCATTAAGAAGAATCTCGACGTGCTGAACGTCGACGCGGGCACCGATTACCGCAAGCGCACGCTGTCGCAAGTGAAGGCGTATCACACGCCGCTCGGCGCGGCGGCGGACAAGGCGCTGCGCAAGGACTATGCGAAGCTCGCCGCAGTGCCCGACGAAAGCCCGATCCTGCATATCGAAAAGCGCGAGATCAAGGCGCTGCGCAAGGCGGATGGCGTCGTGTGGTTCGACTTCGCGACGCTGTGCGGCGGCCCGCGCTCGCAGAACGACTATCTGGAGATCGCGAACCGCTTTCACGCGGTCATCCTGTCGGACGTGCCGCAGATGTCGCCTCGTATGGCGTCGGAGGCGCGCCGCTTCACTTGGCTCATCGACGTCTTTTACGACCACAAGGTCAAGCTCCTGATGTCGGCGGCGGTGCCTGCCGAGGATCTGTACGTCGAAGGGCCGATGGCCAACGAATTCGCGCGAACGGTGTCGCGCATCGTCGAGATGCAGTCGCAGGAATATCTGGAGACGCCGCGTCGCCAGGCGAGCGTCTCCCTCACCTGA
- the lpdA gene encoding dihydrolipoyl dehydrogenase — translation MSKEFDVVVIGAGPGGYIAAIRAAQLGKTVACIEKWKNPAGALKLGGTCLNVGCIPSKALLASSEEFENASKHLEDHGISVSDVKLDVSKMLARKDGIVEKMTKGIEFLFRKNKITWLKGHGKFAGKTGAGVQIEVSGEGEAEVVTAKNVIIATGSKARHLPNIPVDNKLIADNEGALSFDSVPKKLAVIGAGVIGLELGSVWRRLGAEVTVLEALPQFLGAADESLAKEAAKQFKKQGLDIHLGVKIGEVKTTANGVSIAYTDNAGNAQTLDADRLIVSIGRVPNTDNLGLESIGLKANERGFIDVDDHCATSVPGVYAIGDVVRGPMLAHKAEDEGVAVAEIIDGQKPHIDYNCVPWVIYTEPEIAWVGKTEQQLKAEGREIKTGQFPMMANGRALGIGRAEGFVKMIADAKTDEILGVHVIAADASDLIAEAVVAMEFKAASEDIGRICHPHPSLSEVMREAALAVDKRALNM, via the coding sequence ATGTCCAAAGAATTTGATGTCGTCGTGATCGGCGCGGGCCCTGGCGGCTATATCGCGGCGATTCGCGCAGCGCAGCTCGGCAAGACGGTTGCGTGTATCGAGAAGTGGAAGAACCCGGCCGGCGCGCTGAAGCTCGGCGGCACGTGCCTGAACGTGGGCTGCATTCCGTCGAAGGCCCTGCTGGCGTCGTCGGAAGAATTCGAGAACGCGTCGAAGCATCTGGAAGATCACGGCATCAGCGTGTCGGATGTGAAGCTCGATGTGTCGAAGATGCTCGCGCGCAAGGATGGCATCGTCGAGAAGATGACGAAGGGCATCGAATTTCTGTTCCGCAAGAACAAGATCACGTGGCTCAAGGGTCACGGCAAGTTCGCCGGCAAGACGGGCGCCGGCGTGCAGATCGAAGTGTCGGGCGAAGGCGAAGCGGAAGTCGTCACCGCGAAGAATGTGATCATCGCGACGGGTTCGAAGGCGCGTCATCTGCCGAACATTCCGGTCGACAACAAGCTGATCGCCGACAACGAAGGCGCGCTCTCGTTCGATTCCGTGCCGAAGAAGCTCGCCGTCATCGGCGCGGGCGTGATCGGTCTGGAACTCGGCTCGGTGTGGCGGCGTCTGGGCGCGGAAGTCACCGTGCTGGAAGCGCTGCCGCAATTCCTCGGCGCGGCGGATGAATCGCTCGCGAAGGAAGCAGCGAAGCAGTTCAAGAAGCAAGGTCTGGACATTCACCTCGGCGTGAAGATCGGCGAAGTGAAGACCACGGCTAACGGCGTATCGATCGCGTACACGGACAATGCGGGCAACGCGCAGACGCTGGACGCGGATCGCCTGATCGTGTCGATTGGCCGCGTGCCGAACACCGATAACCTCGGTCTGGAAAGCATCGGCCTGAAGGCGAACGAGCGCGGTTTCATCGACGTGGACGATCACTGCGCGACGAGCGTGCCGGGCGTGTACGCCATCGGCGACGTGGTGCGCGGCCCGATGCTCGCGCACAAGGCGGAAGACGAAGGCGTGGCGGTGGCGGAAATCATCGATGGCCAGAAGCCCCATATCGACTACAACTGCGTGCCGTGGGTCATCTACACGGAACCGGAAATCGCGTGGGTCGGCAAGACGGAACAGCAGCTCAAGGCCGAAGGGCGCGAGATCAAGACCGGCCAGTTCCCGATGATGGCGAATGGCCGCGCGCTCGGTATCGGCCGTGCCGAAGGCTTCGTCAAGATGATCGCGGACGCGAAGACCGACGAGATCCTCGGCGTGCACGTCATCGCAGCGGACGCGTCGGATCTGATCGCGGAAGCGGTCGTGGCGATGGAGTTCAAGGCGGCGTCGGAAGACATCGGCCGCATTTGCCATCCGCATCCGTCGCTCTCCGAAGTGATGCGCGAAGCGGCGCTCGCGGTCGACAAGCGTGCTTTGAATATGTAA